One part of the Chryseobacterium sp. 7 genome encodes these proteins:
- a CDS encoding SDR family NAD(P)-dependent oxidoreductase — protein sequence MNTKTKIALVTGGSRGLGKNSALKIAQKGLDVIITYRSNKEEADAVVNEIQAMGRNAVAYQLDTKDIKSFDAFVKNVTDHLQQNTGSTHIDYLVNNAGTALYAPITEVTEEQLDDVVDIHFKGVFFLTQKLLPFINDGGGIINVSSGLARFATPGSSIYGSIKAGVEMLTKYMAKELGARKIKANVVAPGAIETDFGGGRVRDNEEINAMVAGATALGRVGLPDDIGGVVAFLCTEDAGWINGQRIEVSGGMFL from the coding sequence ATGAACACAAAAACAAAAATTGCATTAGTAACAGGCGGAAGCCGTGGATTGGGAAAAAACTCTGCACTTAAAATAGCTCAAAAGGGATTAGACGTTATAATTACCTACAGAAGTAACAAAGAAGAAGCTGATGCTGTGGTGAATGAAATACAAGCAATGGGAAGAAATGCCGTTGCTTATCAGCTGGATACAAAAGATATAAAAAGTTTTGATGCTTTTGTAAAAAATGTAACAGATCACTTACAACAAAACACGGGAAGTACGCATATTGATTATCTTGTCAATAATGCGGGGACAGCTTTATATGCACCAATTACAGAAGTTACGGAAGAACAGCTGGATGATGTGGTAGATATCCATTTCAAGGGAGTATTTTTCCTGACTCAGAAATTGTTGCCATTCATCAATGATGGAGGAGGAATTATCAATGTATCTTCGGGGCTGGCAAGATTCGCTACACCGGGATCTTCCATTTACGGATCAATCAAAGCGGGAGTCGAAATGCTTACAAAATATATGGCTAAAGAGTTAGGAGCAAGAAAGATTAAAGCCAATGTTGTAGCTCCGGGAGCTATTGAAACAGATTTCGGTGGCGGAAGAGTAAGGGATAATGAAGAGATCAATGCAATGGTAGCTGGTGCCACAGCTCTTGGAAGAGTAGGTCTGCCTGATGATATTGGCGGAGTAGTGGCTTTCCTTTGTACGGA